Proteins encoded in a region of the Oscillospiraceae bacterium MB24-C1 genome:
- the ablB gene encoding putative beta-lysine N-acetyltransferase: MADTMIRIGQSEIQHGKANDRVYLMKLSKSDFPDIIDQIDDLVVQNNYSKVFVKVPTWARQGFENRGYTVEASVPNFYDGSEDAIFMAHYPDPRRKERADHQTITQIIRTAMIAPKLDAPDLPNGFSHAVLTPKDTEELATLYKAVFKSYPFPIFDAGYLKETMASHIVYFGVWEGVRLVAASSCEMDVAHKNVEMTDFATLDAYRAKGFASFLLTQMEQEMCRRGIKTAYTIARSMSYGMNITFAKNRYTFAGTLFNNTDISGEIESMNVWYKAL, translated from the coding sequence ATGGCGGATACAATGATTCGTATCGGACAATCTGAGATTCAGCATGGCAAAGCAAACGACAGGGTTTATCTGATGAAACTTTCAAAATCGGATTTTCCCGACATTATCGACCAGATTGACGATTTGGTTGTACAAAATAATTACTCAAAGGTTTTTGTTAAGGTGCCCACCTGGGCCAGACAGGGCTTTGAGAACAGGGGTTATACGGTAGAAGCATCTGTGCCGAACTTTTATGACGGCAGTGAGGATGCCATCTTCATGGCACACTATCCCGACCCAAGGCGAAAAGAGCGTGCAGACCATCAAACAATTACTCAGATAATCCGCACAGCAATGATTGCACCCAAGCTTGATGCGCCAGATTTGCCTAACGGCTTTTCTCACGCTGTTTTAACGCCAAAAGATACCGAGGAGCTTGCAACGCTGTACAAAGCAGTATTTAAAAGCTATCCTTTCCCAATATTTGACGCAGGTTATTTAAAAGAGACCATGGCCAGTCATATTGTGTATTTTGGTGTTTGGGAAGGAGTGCGTTTAGTTGCTGCATCCTCTTGCGAGATGGATGTGGCCCACAAAAACGTTGAGATGACCGACTTTGCAACGCTTGACGCCTATCGTGCCAAGGGCTTTGCCTCGTTTTTGCTCACTCAGATGGAGCAGGAAATGTGTCGCCGTGGCATAAAGACGGCCTACACCATTGCCCGTAGCATGTCCTATGGCATGAACATAACCTTTGCCAAAAACCGCTACACCTTTGCCGGTACACTTTTTAACAATACAGATATTTCCGGCGAAATTGAAAGTATGAACGTGTGGTATAAAGCACTATAA
- a CDS encoding DUF4153 domain-containing protein gives MKKLFRLSEKITGLTSAATRYPATTVFLLLAAATNAYALIADKTYDKVFMACIVGAALSAVSQASYERFFQNSLIRLLLGLTSAALAGGYYLLVRSRPDYNTENNIRTSVLIFALIFAYMLAPVIKSRISFNESFMAAFKALFQSILYAAVIFIGCSLIIAAFDTLIAPIGSDTYLHMANLVFVLFAPVFFLSLIPVYPGRFSLSSSATPAAFAREENIARAASCPKFLEILISYIIIPLAEIFTVILVLYISLNISGDFWRNNLLEPLLISYAIVVMLILFLSARLENHMALWFRKIFPKVLVPIVVFQLFASTFIMRDTGVTHPRYFVILFGVFAACAGIILSLFPIKKTGIVAALLIAFSFVSIMPPVDAFTISRLSQRQRLETVLSQNGMLQNNALLPNANIPEGDKEKITSSMEYLYQINAAKTLTWLPSSFDYYADFESTFGFNRYGISGKPNRYINVFLSPKVPIDITGYQLLARASVSADGVGRETISTFQRNDQGYTLAKTLRDDQSHIILTKATSEELIAFNTAEVFSRYKEFDENKSALSTEQATFTVENDRAKLTLVVQNATINNDSSYHHAEFYIMVGLK, from the coding sequence ATGAAAAAGCTTTTTAGATTATCCGAAAAAATAACCGGTCTGACCTCAGCAGCAACGCGTTACCCTGCCACCACGGTGTTTTTACTACTAGCAGCCGCCACAAATGCTTATGCTTTGATCGCCGACAAAACCTATGACAAGGTATTTATGGCATGCATCGTTGGCGCCGCATTATCTGCTGTGTCACAGGCGTCATATGAACGTTTTTTCCAAAATTCACTTATTCGGTTGCTGTTAGGGTTAACAAGCGCGGCGTTGGCGGGGGGATATTATCTTTTAGTTCGCTCACGCCCAGATTACAATACCGAAAACAACATAAGAACATCCGTACTCATCTTTGCATTGATTTTTGCTTATATGCTGGCGCCCGTCATCAAGAGCCGCATCAGCTTTAACGAAAGTTTTATGGCCGCTTTTAAGGCTTTGTTTCAGTCCATATTATATGCGGCTGTTATTTTTATAGGGTGCAGCTTGATTATTGCCGCTTTTGATACGTTGATTGCTCCCATTGGCTCCGACACCTATCTGCACATGGCCAACCTGGTATTTGTACTGTTTGCGCCGGTGTTTTTTCTATCGCTTATTCCAGTTTATCCAGGCAGGTTCAGCCTGAGCAGCAGCGCGACCCCCGCAGCCTTTGCGCGGGAGGAAAATATCGCGCGTGCGGCTTCTTGTCCCAAATTTTTAGAAATCTTGATTTCTTATATCATTATTCCATTGGCGGAAATTTTTACTGTTATTCTTGTTCTTTATATTTCCTTAAACATCAGCGGTGATTTTTGGCGCAACAACCTGTTGGAACCGCTGCTTATTTCATACGCTATTGTGGTTATGCTGATTCTTTTTCTTTCCGCTCGACTCGAAAACCATATGGCGCTCTGGTTTCGTAAGATCTTCCCCAAAGTGCTTGTTCCCATTGTAGTGTTTCAGCTTTTTGCTTCGACTTTCATTATGCGCGATACTGGCGTAACGCATCCTCGCTATTTTGTGATTCTATTTGGTGTTTTTGCCGCCTGCGCCGGTATAATCCTAAGCCTTTTTCCCATTAAAAAAACCGGCATTGTTGCGGCTTTGCTCATTGCTTTTTCATTTGTGTCAATCATGCCGCCGGTTGACGCATTCACCATCAGTCGGCTAAGCCAGCGCCAGCGTCTTGAAACGGTGCTGTCTCAAAACGGTATGCTGCAAAATAACGCCCTCCTTCCAAACGCGAATATTCCTGAGGGCGACAAGGAAAAAATCACTTCATCGATGGAATATTTGTACCAGATAAATGCTGCCAAAACATTAACTTGGTTGCCAAGCTCGTTTGATTATTACGCCGACTTTGAAAGCACATTCGGCTTTAACCGGTACGGCATCTCCGGGAAACCTAACCGGTATATCAATGTGTTTCTTTCACCCAAGGTGCCTATTGACATTACCGGTTATCAACTACTCGCCCGCGCCTCGGTAAGTGCTGACGGAGTAGGTCGCGAGACGATCAGCACCTTCCAGCGCAACGACCAAGGCTACACGCTGGCCAAAACCTTACGCGACGACCAGTCTCACATTATTCTCACAAAAGCCACGAGCGAAGAGCTTATCGCCTTTAACACTGCTGAAGTATTCTCCCGGTACAAGGAGTTTGACGAGAATAAATCGGCGCTTTCGACAGAACAAGCGACTTTTACAGTCGAGAACGATCGCGCCAAACTCACCCTTGTGGTGCAGAATGCTACCATCAATAACGATTCGTCTTACCACCACGCCGAATTTTATATTATGGTTGGCCTCAAGTAG
- the ablA gene encoding lysine 2,3-aminomutase yields the protein MARRINLKVLDEQWNDWKWQLEHRIKDIDTFEKLLGVNFQAEEKATLKETLEKFPLSITPYYMSLIDTQDYKNDPIYKQSFPNPSELIIKKHEMSDPLAEDRDSPVPYLTHRYPDRVLLQVSNICSMYCRHCTRKRKVGDIDFIPDRQAIAKAIEYIKDTPRVRDVLLSGGDPLMLSDEHLDWILTELRKIPHVEVIRIGSRMPVVLPYRITNDLVKILKKHHPVWLNTHFNHPYEITKSSKKALAKLADAGVPLGNQSVLLAGVNDCPIIMKKLVQMLVANRVRPYYLYQCDLSEGLTHFRTSVGKGIEIIENLLGHTSGFAVPTYVIDAPGGGGKIPIMPNYLISWSDNKVVLRNYEGIITTYHEPDSYRSVACNRSCDSCDLQFDLGERQENKAIGISKLLSDYDEAITLIPENNTRLKRRKNQLEQHTRLGQ from the coding sequence ATGGCAAGAAGGATAAACTTAAAGGTGCTAGATGAGCAATGGAACGACTGGAAATGGCAACTGGAACATCGGATCAAAGATATTGATACCTTCGAAAAACTACTCGGCGTAAATTTTCAAGCGGAGGAGAAGGCGACGCTTAAAGAAACTTTGGAAAAATTTCCGCTTTCAATTACCCCGTATTACATGTCCTTGATCGATACACAGGATTATAAAAACGACCCTATTTACAAGCAGAGCTTCCCAAACCCGAGCGAACTGATTATTAAAAAACACGAAATGTCGGATCCGTTGGCTGAGGATAGGGACAGTCCTGTGCCCTATCTGACCCATCGCTATCCCGATAGGGTGCTGCTGCAGGTGAGCAATATTTGCTCTATGTATTGTCGTCATTGCACCCGGAAGCGCAAAGTAGGGGACATCGACTTCATTCCTGACCGTCAGGCCATAGCCAAGGCGATTGAATATATTAAAGACACGCCTCGTGTGCGTGATGTATTGCTTTCTGGCGGGGATCCGCTGATGCTCTCAGATGAGCATCTTGACTGGATTTTGACCGAATTGCGTAAAATACCGCATGTCGAGGTGATCAGAATCGGCAGCCGCATGCCCGTCGTACTGCCTTACCGCATCACCAACGATTTGGTAAAAATCCTTAAAAAGCATCACCCGGTCTGGCTGAACACCCATTTCAACCACCCTTATGAAATTACGAAGTCCTCTAAAAAAGCGCTGGCTAAACTGGCTGATGCCGGTGTCCCTCTGGGCAACCAGTCGGTGCTGCTGGCGGGGGTAAACGACTGTCCTATCATCATGAAAAAGCTGGTACAAATGCTGGTGGCAAATCGGGTGCGGCCTTACTACCTCTATCAGTGCGACCTGTCGGAGGGGTTGACACACTTTAGAACCTCGGTGGGTAAGGGCATTGAGATTATCGAAAATTTACTGGGACACACCAGTGGATTTGCCGTACCGACCTATGTAATTGATGCACCCGGCGGCGGAGGGAAAATTCCGATCATGCCAAATTATTTGATTTCGTGGTCGGATAACAAGGTAGTGCTGCGTAATTATGAGGGCATTATTACCACCTATCATGAGCCGGATTCCTATCGCTCAGTGGCCTGCAACCGCTCTTGTGACAGCTGCGATTTACAGTTTGATCTAGGCGAACGGCAGGAGAATAAAGCCATTGGCATCAGCAAGTTACTCTCGGATTATGATGAGGCTATAACGCTTATCCCCGAGAATAATACCAGGCTTAAACGGCGTAAAAATCAGCTGGAACAGCACACAAGATTGGGGCAGTAA
- a CDS encoding glycine--tRNA ligase encodes MNNSDKNMEKIVALAKGRGFVYSGSEIYGGLANTWDYGPLGVELKNNIKRAWWKKFVQQSPYNVGLDSAILMNPQVWVASGHVGGFSDPLMDCRDCKTRHRADKLIEDQTGVSPEGWEFDRMKAFVEEKDVKCPECGSTNFTDIRSFNLMFKTFQGVTEDAKNQVYLRPETAQGIFVNFSNIQRTTRRKVPFGVCQIGKSFRNEITPGNFIFRTREFEQMELEFFCKPGTDLEWFAYWRKFCHDWLLNLGMTNENLRLRDHGPEELSFYSKATTDFEFLFPFGWGELWGIADRTDYDLSQHQNTSGKAMDYFDQEANEHYLPYVIEPSLGADRVTLAFLCDAYDEEVIDAEKNDTRVVLRLHPALAPYKACVLPLSKKLSEKAMELYNSLSEDYMIDFDEAGSIGKRYRRQDEIGTPLCITYDFESETDGAVTIRDRDTMEQVRLPIAEVSDYIKGKLVF; translated from the coding sequence ATGAACAACAGCGATAAAAACATGGAAAAGATCGTAGCCCTGGCGAAGGGGCGCGGCTTTGTTTATTCCGGCTCTGAGATCTACGGTGGTCTGGCCAACACATGGGACTACGGTCCGCTGGGCGTCGAACTTAAAAACAATATTAAACGCGCATGGTGGAAAAAATTTGTACAGCAGTCGCCATACAATGTCGGACTTGACTCCGCCATTCTGATGAACCCACAGGTGTGGGTGGCATCAGGGCATGTGGGGGGTTTTTCCGACCCATTGATGGATTGCCGTGACTGTAAAACCCGCCATCGTGCCGATAAGCTGATTGAAGACCAGACCGGTGTTTCGCCCGAGGGTTGGGAATTTGACCGCATGAAGGCTTTTGTTGAAGAAAAGGATGTTAAGTGTCCTGAATGTGGCAGCACCAACTTCACCGATATTCGCTCTTTCAACCTGATGTTTAAGACGTTCCAGGGCGTAACTGAGGACGCGAAGAACCAGGTTTATCTCCGCCCCGAGACGGCACAGGGTATCTTTGTCAACTTCTCAAACATTCAACGCACCACCCGCCGCAAGGTGCCGTTTGGCGTCTGTCAGATCGGTAAAAGCTTTAGAAATGAGATTACCCCCGGCAACTTCATTTTCAGAACTCGCGAGTTTGAACAGATGGAGCTGGAATTTTTCTGCAAGCCTGGTACCGACCTCGAGTGGTTTGCCTACTGGCGAAAATTTTGCCACGATTGGCTGTTGAATCTCGGCATGACCAATGAGAATTTGCGCTTGCGTGACCACGGACCCGAAGAGCTGTCGTTCTATTCCAAGGCGACCACCGACTTCGAGTTCTTATTCCCGTTTGGCTGGGGCGAACTGTGGGGTATCGCCGACCGTACCGACTATGACTTGAGCCAGCATCAGAATACCTCCGGCAAGGCGATGGATTATTTTGATCAGGAAGCCAACGAGCACTACCTACCCTATGTCATCGAGCCGTCGCTGGGCGCCGACCGCGTTACGCTGGCATTCTTGTGCGACGCCTATGATGAGGAAGTCATCGATGCTGAGAAAAATGACACCCGCGTCGTGCTGCGGCTACATCCGGCGCTGGCTCCGTATAAAGCCTGTGTGCTGCCGCTTTCTAAAAAGCTTTCAGAAAAAGCAATGGAACTCTACAACAGTCTTTCGGAAGATTATATGATCGATTTTGACGAGGCAGGCTCTATCGGAAAGCGTTATCGTCGCCAAGACGAAATCGGAACGCCGCTTTGTATCACCTACGACTTTGAGTCGGAAACCGACGGCGCGGTGACTATCCGTGATCGCGACACGATGGAGCAGGTTCGTTTGCCCATTGCCGAGGTTTCGGATTATATCAAGGGCAAGCTGGTCTTTTGA